In one Neobacillus sp. WH10 genomic region, the following are encoded:
- a CDS encoding Ger(x)C family spore germination protein, with product MKRINWLCTVISILLFMTGCWDQDLLKDTRLIYGGGFDLAPNGKLQTTLVIRDVPATEQQSPKNDIIFSEGNTTMEARDHADDQISRHLRAYKNRIILIGEEMAKQDLYPIFDTLYRDPKSALNARIGVAKGKAADIFSLKKVGNVLIGEEIDELIKSKEETTTVPKVTIEKIFPIMMDPGEDFVLPYLVEKGGRVDVSSIAMFHNQQFTGILRPDESIMYLLLKDKKGKTTRFTRKINIRNGHQNSYDFLTFNVDKLEQKMKVLIHSGNQITVKLDLKWKVSIIEYPKDRLNEKKLVAQLNKYLSKEMTDLAKDTLKKMQKARCDGLGIGRQLMAFHPRIWKTQKEDWGSNYQKVHFAPVIQVEITRKGIIY from the coding sequence ATGAAAAGGATAAACTGGTTATGCACTGTTATTTCCATCCTCCTATTCATGACTGGATGTTGGGACCAAGATCTTTTAAAGGATACTCGGTTGATTTATGGAGGAGGGTTTGATCTCGCGCCGAATGGAAAGCTTCAAACCACCTTGGTCATTCGGGACGTGCCTGCTACCGAACAACAGAGTCCTAAAAACGATATTATTTTCTCAGAGGGCAATACCACGATGGAAGCTCGGGATCATGCAGACGATCAGATATCACGGCATCTTCGTGCTTATAAAAATCGAATTATACTCATTGGAGAAGAAATGGCAAAACAAGATCTTTATCCGATCTTCGATACTCTATACCGCGATCCTAAAAGTGCCTTAAACGCCAGGATCGGAGTGGCGAAAGGGAAGGCTGCAGATATATTTTCCCTTAAAAAAGTGGGGAATGTCTTGATCGGAGAAGAAATTGATGAATTAATCAAGAGCAAAGAAGAGACTACAACAGTTCCCAAGGTGACCATTGAAAAGATTTTCCCTATTATGATGGATCCTGGAGAAGATTTTGTTCTTCCATATCTTGTGGAGAAAGGGGGACGTGTGGATGTTTCCAGTATTGCTATGTTTCATAACCAGCAATTTACAGGCATACTGAGGCCTGATGAATCGATAATGTATTTATTGTTGAAAGACAAAAAGGGAAAAACGACGAGATTCACCAGAAAAATAAATATCCGAAACGGTCATCAAAACAGTTATGACTTTTTGACCTTTAATGTAGACAAATTAGAACAGAAAATGAAAGTACTGATTCATTCGGGCAATCAAATTACCGTTAAGCTGGATTTAAAATGGAAAGTGAGTATTATTGAATATCCGAAGGATCGCTTAAATGAGAAAAAACTGGTCGCGCAATTAAACAAGTATCTTTCTAAAGAGATGACTGACTTGGCAAAAGATACACTAAAAAAAATGCAAAAAGCCCGCTGCGATGGATTAGGTATCGGAAGACAACTAATGGCGTTTCATCCCCGTATTTGGAAGACACAGAAGGAAGACTGGGGCAGCAACTATCAAAAAGTGCATTTTGCTCCTGTGATTCAAGTAGAAATTACGAGGAAGGGGATAATATACTAA